The following are encoded in a window of Castanea sativa cultivar Marrone di Chiusa Pesio chromosome 5, ASM4071231v1 genomic DNA:
- the LOC142634235 gene encoding uncharacterized protein LOC142634235 isoform X1 produces the protein MEDMFKVNMEDISKVIPWVGYIAQKFEDMCLEMDEIVKQYEVQNDESQLEMESGNVRERSSEVMQDVLPPSSVDIEEVSDLSVAGNTDGTTNEKSEECIGEKHFKEGPSKGDHLLDSSSVEPVEGMDIGLSFEENVNTGIKKNPTKEKQTSGKKNSSMGRLSHQLQADSEMTLDCRSEMLLPFLDDVKGSNSFKKTAEEIDAQACDDSLSPDSVSLVESSESKVVEVELRWGDTSTQSIGRDCRSVDKGSGEDDVTKQGIQTVQPSDKVQLDESSVMVPYCSELYTVSCEESKDSSVKKDFNEAFASKLGLKKKMKKEDEQNATCYDDFNAELDQQRGKGSKSYLAENPDTPDQESSESDWEIV, from the exons ATGGAGGACATGTTTAAAGTCAATATGGAGGACATATCTAAAGTCATTCCATGGGTTGGGTACATAGCCCAGAAGTTTGAAGATATGTGTTTGGAAATGGATGAGATCGTGAAGCAG TATGAGGTTCAAAATGATGAAAGCCAGTTGGAGATGGAGAGTGGGAATGTTAGAGAACGTAGCTCAGAAGTCATGCAAGATGTGCTTCCTCCATCTTCTGTGGACATAGAAGAAGTTTCTGACTTGTCTGTGGCAGGAAACACTGATGGAACCACCAATGAAAAGTCTGAAGAATGTATTGgtgaaaaacattttaaagaGGGACCTTCCAAAGGAGATCATTTGCTAGATTCATCTTCTGTAGAACCTGTAGAGGGCATGGATATTGGTTTATCTTTTGAGGAAAATGTCAATACTGGTATCAAGAAAAATCCTACTAAGGAGAAGCAAACCTCTGGAAAGAAGAATTCAAGCATGGGACGGTTATCCCATCAACTCCAAGCTGATAGTGAGATGACATTGGATTGTAGATCAGAAATGTTGCTGCCATTTCTAGATGATGTCAAAGGTTCTAACTCTTTCAAGAAAACAGCAGAAGAGATAGATGCTCAGGCTTGTGATGACTCACTATCCCCTGACTCTGTTAGTTTGGTTGAGTCTAGTGAGAGTAAAGTCGTGGAGGTTGAACTTCGTTGGGGTGATACCTCAACACAATCAATTG GAAGAGACTGTAGATCCGTTGATAAAGGGTCCGGGGAGGATGATGTTACCAAGCAAGGCATACAAACTGTTCAACCATCTGATAAAGTGCAGCTTGATGAAAGTTCTGTTATGGTACCATATTGTAGTGAACTTTATACCGTCTCTTGTGAAGAATCAAAAGATAGTTCTGTCAAG AAAGACTTTAATGAAGCCTTTGCTTCAAAACTGgggttgaagaagaagatgaagaaggaaGATGAGCAGAATGCAACCTGTTATGATGATTTTAATGCAGAATTGGATCAACAAAGAGGAAAAGGTTCCAAATCATATCTTGCTGAAAACCCTGATACACCAGACCAAGAATCCTCTGAGTCTGACTGGGAGATTGTTTAG
- the LOC142634235 gene encoding uncharacterized protein LOC142634235 isoform X2 yields the protein MEDMFKVNMEDISKVIPWVGYIAQKFEDMCLEMDEIVKQYEVQNDESQLEMESGNVRERSSEVMQDVLPPSSVDIEEVSDLSVAGNTDGTTNEKSEECIGEKHFKEGPSKGDHLLDSSSVEPVEGMDIGLSFEENVNTGIKKNPTKEKQTSGKKNSSMGRLSHQLQADSEMTLDCRSEMLLPFLDDVKGSNSFKKTAEEIDAQACDDSLSPDSVSLVESSESKVVEVELRWGDTSTQSIGRDCRSVDKGSGEDDVTKQGIQTVQPSDKVQLDESSVMVPYCSELYTVSCEESKDSSVKTLMKPLLQNWG from the exons ATGGAGGACATGTTTAAAGTCAATATGGAGGACATATCTAAAGTCATTCCATGGGTTGGGTACATAGCCCAGAAGTTTGAAGATATGTGTTTGGAAATGGATGAGATCGTGAAGCAG TATGAGGTTCAAAATGATGAAAGCCAGTTGGAGATGGAGAGTGGGAATGTTAGAGAACGTAGCTCAGAAGTCATGCAAGATGTGCTTCCTCCATCTTCTGTGGACATAGAAGAAGTTTCTGACTTGTCTGTGGCAGGAAACACTGATGGAACCACCAATGAAAAGTCTGAAGAATGTATTGgtgaaaaacattttaaagaGGGACCTTCCAAAGGAGATCATTTGCTAGATTCATCTTCTGTAGAACCTGTAGAGGGCATGGATATTGGTTTATCTTTTGAGGAAAATGTCAATACTGGTATCAAGAAAAATCCTACTAAGGAGAAGCAAACCTCTGGAAAGAAGAATTCAAGCATGGGACGGTTATCCCATCAACTCCAAGCTGATAGTGAGATGACATTGGATTGTAGATCAGAAATGTTGCTGCCATTTCTAGATGATGTCAAAGGTTCTAACTCTTTCAAGAAAACAGCAGAAGAGATAGATGCTCAGGCTTGTGATGACTCACTATCCCCTGACTCTGTTAGTTTGGTTGAGTCTAGTGAGAGTAAAGTCGTGGAGGTTGAACTTCGTTGGGGTGATACCTCAACACAATCAATTG GAAGAGACTGTAGATCCGTTGATAAAGGGTCCGGGGAGGATGATGTTACCAAGCAAGGCATACAAACTGTTCAACCATCTGATAAAGTGCAGCTTGATGAAAGTTCTGTTATGGTACCATATTGTAGTGAACTTTATACCGTCTCTTGTGAAGAATCAAAAGATAGTTCTGTCAAG ACTTTAATGAAGCCTTTGCTTCAAAACTGgggttga